The following are from one region of the Lacinutrix sp. Bg11-31 genome:
- the nhaD gene encoding sodium:proton antiporter NhaD — protein sequence METAIILVFVIGYLAITLEHSIKIDKLIPALVMMAISWALISLGIDSFPNWFDSANHALVENFPALGHEAKMHLMEETLLHHLGKTAEILVFLLGAMTIVEIIDYFDGFSTIKNFIKTKKKSKILWIFCCLAFVLSAIIDNLTATIVLISILQKIVKDRNVRIWYAGLIIIAANAGGAFSPIGDVTTTMLWIGKKVSTGHLFGYLLLPSLICMLVPTFIASFLPAFKGNLDVEKNTDDKPKSRFSGTMLYLGLGAIVFVPIFKMVTHLPPYVGMMLSLGVVAIFAEIYSSSKFSLTEYDGEESDAHANHSPVHHSLSKIELPSILFFLGILMAVAALESLGTLFNFADSLQTSVPMLGTEIHAGGHEGVSDLVVILLGIGSAVIDNVPLVAASLGMFHEPMDNELWHFIAYAAGTGGSMLIIGSAAGVVAMGMEKIDFFWYFKKISWLALVGFLAGTLVFFWTRTLF from the coding sequence ATGGAAACAGCAATTATTCTAGTATTTGTCATTGGTTATTTAGCCATTACATTAGAGCACAGCATTAAAATCGATAAATTAATCCCTGCATTAGTCATGATGGCTATAAGTTGGGCATTAATTTCATTAGGTATAGATTCGTTTCCTAATTGGTTCGATTCTGCTAATCATGCATTAGTAGAAAATTTTCCTGCTTTAGGTCACGAAGCTAAAATGCACTTAATGGAAGAGACATTATTGCATCATCTAGGCAAAACAGCAGAAATTTTGGTGTTCTTATTAGGAGCAATGACAATTGTAGAGATTATTGATTACTTCGATGGTTTTTCAACAATTAAAAACTTTATTAAAACAAAGAAGAAGTCTAAAATCCTTTGGATATTTTGTTGTTTAGCGTTTGTGCTTTCAGCAATTATAGACAACTTAACAGCAACGATAGTATTAATATCAATACTTCAAAAAATTGTAAAAGATAGAAACGTACGTATTTGGTATGCAGGTTTAATAATCATTGCGGCAAATGCAGGTGGTGCTTTTTCTCCAATTGGAGACGTAACAACAACAATGCTTTGGATTGGTAAAAAAGTATCAACAGGTCACTTATTTGGTTACCTATTATTACCATCTTTAATATGTATGTTAGTACCTACTTTTATAGCTTCATTTTTACCAGCATTTAAAGGAAATTTGGATGTTGAAAAAAATACAGACGATAAACCAAAAAGTCGTTTCAGCGGTACAATGTTATATTTAGGATTAGGAGCAATTGTTTTTGTACCTATCTTTAAAATGGTAACGCACTTACCACCATATGTTGGAATGATGTTATCTTTAGGAGTTGTAGCTATTTTTGCGGAAATTTATAGTTCTTCAAAATTCAGTTTAACAGAGTATGATGGAGAAGAAAGTGATGCCCATGCAAACCACAGTCCTGTACATCATTCATTATCTAAAATCGAATTACCAAGTATCTTGTTTTTCTTAGGTATTTTAATGGCTGTAGCAGCTTTAGAATCTTTAGGAACATTATTTAATTTTGCAGATTCTTTACAAACTTCTGTTCCTATGTTAGGAACTGAAATTCATGCAGGAGGCCACGAAGGTGTTTCAGATTTAGTAGTGATTCTATTAGGAATTGGTTCTGCAGTAATAGACAACGTACCATTAGTTGCAGCAAGTTTAGGAATGTTCCATGAACCTATGGATAACGAGCTTTGGCACTTCATTGCATACGCAGCTGGAACAGGTGGAAGTATGTTAATTATTGGTTCTGCAGCAGGAGTTGTTGCTATGGGAATGGAGAAAATTGACTTTTTCTGGTATTTCAAAAAAATCTCTTGGTTAGCATTAGTAGGCTTTTTAGCAGGTACATTAGTCTTCTTTTGGACTAGAACACTTTTTTAA
- a CDS encoding energy transducer TonB → MKYLKTKHEQNSAKITALIVVILILLCFVVGQDYQDPPEEYGVAVNFGNSAVGSGNMQPDKPVKSEDLDINKQPQEAQSEPNKAEEQTDETQEAAASEEIKEDALTQDIEEAIAIKKTEALKKAKAEADAKAKEAAAKKAKAKVDAEVKKKAEEAKKRAEIDAMMGGMNNSDGESSGSEGNDNEAGDKGQLDGNPYAPSYFGGGKGNGGVGSGLGGRGQGKFSEVKQDCNEEGLVVVLVEVDRNGKVVKATPGVQGTENTAPCLLEPARKIAESGKWPADSKAPTRQIGFVSIDFKLGQ, encoded by the coding sequence ATGAAATATTTAAAAACAAAACACGAACAGAATTCAGCTAAGATAACAGCGTTAATAGTAGTTATCTTAATCTTGTTGTGCTTTGTCGTTGGCCAAGACTATCAAGATCCTCCTGAAGAATATGGAGTAGCAGTAAACTTTGGTAATTCGGCAGTTGGAAGCGGTAACATGCAACCAGACAAGCCTGTTAAATCAGAAGACTTAGACATAAATAAACAGCCTCAAGAGGCACAGTCAGAACCAAACAAAGCAGAGGAACAAACAGATGAGACTCAAGAAGCAGCAGCTTCAGAGGAAATTAAAGAAGATGCCCTAACTCAAGACATAGAAGAGGCAATAGCTATAAAAAAAACTGAGGCGTTAAAAAAGGCTAAAGCAGAAGCAGATGCTAAAGCAAAAGAAGCAGCAGCAAAAAAAGCTAAAGCAAAAGTAGATGCAGAAGTAAAAAAGAAAGCAGAAGAAGCTAAGAAGCGAGCAGAAATAGATGCAATGATGGGAGGAATGAATAATTCCGATGGAGAGTCAAGTGGTAGTGAAGGTAACGATAATGAAGCTGGAGATAAAGGACAACTCGATGGTAATCCTTATGCACCAAGTTATTTTGGAGGAGGAAAAGGTAATGGAGGAGTAGGTTCTGGTCTTGGTGGGCGTGGTCAAGGAAAATTTAGTGAGGTTAAACAAGATTGTAACGAAGAAGGATTGGTTGTTGTATTAGTTGAAGTAGATAGAAATGGTAAAGTGGTTAAGGCAACGCCTGGAGTACAAGGAACAGAAAATACAGCACCTTGTTTATTAGAGCCAGCAAGAAAGATTGCAGAATCAGGTAAATGGCCAGCAGATTCAAAAGCACCTACAAGACAAATAGGTTTTGTAAGTATAGACTTCAAATTAGGACAATAA
- a CDS encoding energy transducer TonB, giving the protein MKYLQTKHEQNSAKITTLIVVIVVLLCFVVGQDYQDLPEEYGVAINFGDASAVSDNTPPNTSAKVQESELEESEEEIVEEEIVEEVVEEENLEEEIEEAALEAKKEEEEAEKQLQEELAEKEDAEEAAAKAAEAEKAEKAAEAEKLLAQEEEEALRVKNEKIAKEAKEVKDAKEKLEKETKAKADKIEAEKKAAETKASADKAAKEAKAKADVAAKVKSRKAAADKAAKAKSAAEAKAKAAKAAAAKVASDKAAAAAAAKKKSEGNKSVSFKLVENSPIYPGCESGNNNARKKCMNDKINQFIAKNFNTILISDLGLSGKQEIFIRFTINQSGNITGIRVKGPHAQLEEEAKRVTKLLPKMKPGIQQGRPVSVSFNLPISVNGN; this is encoded by the coding sequence TTGAAATACCTACAAACAAAACACGAACAGAATTCAGCTAAAATCACAACTCTAATAGTTGTGATTGTTGTGTTGTTATGCTTTGTAGTTGGTCAAGACTATCAAGATTTACCAGAAGAATATGGTGTTGCTATTAATTTTGGAGACGCAAGTGCTGTTAGTGACAATACACCACCAAACACATCAGCTAAAGTTCAAGAATCAGAATTAGAAGAATCAGAAGAAGAAATTGTTGAAGAAGAAATTGTTGAAGAAGTTGTAGAAGAAGAAAATCTCGAAGAAGAAATAGAGGAAGCAGCATTAGAAGCTAAAAAAGAAGAGGAAGAAGCCGAAAAACAACTTCAAGAAGAATTAGCAGAAAAGGAAGATGCAGAAGAAGCTGCTGCCAAAGCCGCTGAAGCTGAAAAAGCTGAAAAGGCAGCCGAAGCAGAAAAATTATTAGCGCAAGAAGAAGAGGAAGCGTTAAGAGTGAAAAATGAAAAGATTGCAAAAGAAGCTAAAGAGGTAAAGGACGCTAAAGAAAAATTAGAAAAAGAAACTAAGGCTAAGGCAGATAAAATTGAAGCAGAAAAAAAAGCAGCAGAAACTAAGGCGAGTGCTGATAAAGCTGCAAAAGAAGCTAAAGCCAAAGCAGATGTAGCTGCTAAAGTAAAATCTCGAAAAGCGGCTGCGGATAAAGCAGCAAAAGCAAAGTCAGCAGCGGAAGCAAAAGCTAAAGCCGCTAAGGCAGCTGCAGCAAAAGTCGCGAGTGATAAAGCAGCAGCAGCAGCAGCAGCAAAAAAGAAAAGCGAAGGCAATAAAAGTGTTTCTTTTAAACTTGTAGAAAACTCACCTATTTATCCAGGTTGCGAATCAGGTAATAATAACGCAAGAAAAAAGTGCATGAACGATAAAATCAATCAATTCATTGCTAAGAATTTTAATACAATATTAATATCTGACTTAGGGTTATCCGGTAAGCAAGAAATATTTATTCGTTTTACAATTAACCAATCTGGGAATATTACTGGAATTAGAGTAAAAGGGCCACATGCTCAATTAGAAGAAGAAGCAAAACGAGTAACAAAGTTATTGCCAAAAATGAAACCAGGAATACAACAAGGAAGACCAGTATCAGTGTCTTTTAATTTACCAATTAGTGTAAATGGTAATTAA
- a CDS encoding biopolymer transporter ExbD, whose translation MNLRGRNKVTPEFNMSSMTDIVFLLLIFFMIASTLVSAEAIDLLLPKSTSKTTQTKSVSVSVDKNNSYYIDLKKVSKETLESELLAKIGGVESPTITIRSDQDVEMKHVVYIMDIANRNKIKSTLAVKSQ comes from the coding sequence ATGAATTTACGCGGAAGAAATAAAGTAACACCAGAATTCAATATGTCTTCTATGACAGATATTGTTTTCCTACTACTTATCTTTTTTATGATTGCTTCTACGCTAGTTTCAGCTGAAGCCATAGATCTGTTATTACCAAAATCAACAAGTAAAACAACACAAACAAAAAGTGTGTCTGTAAGTGTGGATAAAAATAATAGCTACTATATAGACCTAAAAAAAGTATCAAAAGAAACATTAGAATCTGAGTTATTAGCAAAAATTGGTGGAGTAGAATCTCCAACAATTACCATTCGTTCAGATCAAGATGTCGAAATGAAACACGTAGTCTACATAATGGACATAGCAAATAGAAACAAGATAAAATCAACTTTAGCAGTTAAGTCTCAATAA
- a CDS encoding Glu/Leu/Phe/Val dehydrogenase dimerization domain-containing protein → MKELLKIYENKEPEIVFNWKDAETEAEGWTVINSLRGGAAGGGTRMRKGLDMNEVLSLAKTMEVKFTVSGPAIGGAKSGINFDPKDPRKKGVLERWYKAVSPLLKSYYGTGGDLNVDEIHEVIPITEQSGVWHPQEGVFNGHFKPTEADKINRIGQLRQGVIKVIENPGFSPDVARKYTVADMITGYGVAEAVKHYYEIYGGSVVGKRAVVQGFGNVGSAAAYYLAQMGAKVVGIIDISGGVIKEEGFSFDEITNFFLTKNGNTLHTDNMIPFAEMNERIWSLETEVFAPCAASRLITQDQISQMINTGLEVISCGANVPFADKEIFFGSIMESTDEKVSLIPDFISNCGMARVFAYFMERKVQMTDDAIFNDTSNIIKKAIQNTYDKNPSKTEISKTAFEIALTQLV, encoded by the coding sequence ATGAAAGAATTACTTAAAATATACGAAAATAAAGAGCCAGAAATTGTTTTTAACTGGAAAGATGCAGAAACCGAAGCCGAAGGTTGGACAGTAATAAACTCTCTTAGAGGAGGTGCTGCAGGTGGAGGAACAAGAATGCGTAAAGGATTAGATATGAACGAAGTGCTATCACTAGCAAAAACAATGGAAGTTAAATTTACTGTTTCTGGACCAGCGATTGGTGGTGCAAAATCAGGAATTAATTTCGATCCTAAAGATCCAAGAAAAAAAGGAGTTTTAGAGCGTTGGTATAAAGCAGTCTCTCCATTACTTAAAAGTTATTATGGAACTGGAGGCGATTTAAATGTAGACGAAATCCATGAGGTAATTCCAATTACAGAACAATCTGGAGTTTGGCATCCACAAGAAGGTGTGTTTAACGGACACTTTAAACCAACTGAAGCAGATAAAATTAATAGAATTGGACAATTACGTCAAGGTGTAATTAAAGTTATAGAAAATCCAGGTTTTTCTCCAGATGTTGCAAGAAAGTATACAGTAGCAGATATGATTACAGGTTATGGCGTTGCCGAAGCTGTAAAACATTACTACGAAATTTACGGAGGAAGTGTTGTTGGAAAACGCGCAGTAGTTCAAGGTTTTGGAAACGTAGGTTCTGCCGCAGCTTATTATTTAGCACAAATGGGTGCTAAAGTGGTGGGTATTATAGACATTTCTGGTGGTGTAATTAAAGAAGAAGGTTTTTCTTTCGATGAGATTACTAATTTCTTCTTAACAAAAAACGGAAACACTTTGCATACAGATAACATGATTCCGTTTGCAGAAATGAACGAACGTATTTGGTCTCTAGAAACTGAGGTTTTTGCACCGTGTGCAGCATCGCGTTTAATAACTCAAGATCAAATTAGCCAGATGATTAATACTGGACTTGAAGTTATTTCATGTGGAGCAAATGTGCCTTTTGCAGATAAAGAAATTTTCTTTGGAAGTATTATGGAATCTACAGACGAGAAAGTAAGTCTTATACCAGATTTTATCTCAAACTGTGGAATGGCAAGAGTATTCGCATACTTTATGGAACGTAAAGTACAAATGACGGATGATGCCATTTTCAACGATACTTCAAATATTATTAAAAAGGCAATTCAAAATACTTACGATAAAAACCCAAGTAAAACCGAAATTAGTAAAACAGCTTTCGAGATTGCATTAACTCAACTTGTTTAA
- a CDS encoding acyl-CoA dehydrogenase produces the protein MDFSLTEEHIMIRDAARDFAQTELLPGVIERDNKQEFPQELVKKMGDLGFMGIMVDPKYGGSGMDAISYVLIMEELSKIDASASVIVSVNNSLVCYGLESYANEEQKQKYLTKLATGEFVGAFCLSEPEAGSDATSQKTTAIDKGDHYVINGTKNWITSGGRADVYLVIAQTDKDKGHKGINAFIVEKGTPGFDVGPKEDKLGIRGSDTHTLQFNDVKVPKENRIGEDGFGFKFAMKTLSGGRIGIASQALGIAGGAYELALKYSKERKAFGTEICNHQAIAFKLADMYTEIEAARMLVMKAAWDKDQGNNYDMSSAMAKLYASQVAMTHTVEAVQIHGGNGFVKEYHVERLMRDAKITQIYEGTSEIQKIVISRGLIKG, from the coding sequence ATGGATTTTAGCTTAACCGAAGAGCATATAATGATACGCGACGCAGCTCGTGATTTTGCACAAACCGAATTATTACCAGGCGTTATAGAACGTGATAATAAACAGGAATTCCCACAAGAATTAGTAAAAAAAATGGGTGATTTAGGTTTTATGGGTATTATGGTAGATCCTAAATATGGTGGAAGCGGAATGGATGCTATTTCTTACGTTTTAATAATGGAAGAGTTGTCTAAAATCGATGCTTCTGCTTCTGTAATTGTTTCTGTAAACAATTCTTTAGTTTGTTATGGTTTAGAATCTTATGCTAATGAAGAACAAAAACAGAAATACTTAACTAAGCTTGCTACTGGTGAGTTTGTAGGTGCTTTTTGTTTAAGTGAACCAGAAGCAGGAAGTGATGCTACATCGCAAAAAACAACTGCTATAGATAAAGGAGATCACTACGTAATTAACGGAACAAAAAACTGGATTACTAGTGGAGGAAGAGCTGATGTTTATTTAGTAATTGCACAAACAGATAAAGACAAAGGGCATAAAGGTATTAATGCTTTTATAGTTGAAAAAGGAACTCCTGGTTTTGATGTTGGACCTAAAGAAGATAAATTAGGAATACGTGGTAGTGATACGCATACGTTACAATTTAACGATGTTAAAGTGCCAAAAGAAAACAGAATTGGTGAAGATGGTTTTGGTTTTAAATTTGCCATGAAAACTTTATCTGGAGGACGTATTGGTATAGCATCTCAAGCTTTAGGTATTGCTGGTGGTGCTTATGAATTGGCTCTAAAATATTCTAAAGAGCGTAAAGCTTTTGGAACTGAGATTTGTAACCATCAAGCGATTGCTTTTAAGTTAGCAGACATGTATACTGAGATTGAAGCTGCTAGAATGTTAGTAATGAAAGCTGCTTGGGATAAAGATCAAGGAAACAATTACGATATGTCTAGTGCTATGGCTAAATTATATGCTTCTCAAGTTGCAATGACACATACAGTTGAAGCTGTACAAATACATGGTGGTAATGGTTTTGTAAAAGAGTACCATGTAGAGCGTTTAATGCGTGATGCTAAGATTACACAAATATATGAAGGAACTTCTGAAATACAGAAAATTGTAATTTCAAGAGGCCTTATTAAAGGATAA
- a CDS encoding anhydro-N-acetylmuramic acid kinase produces the protein MIKKEYNIIGVMSGTSLDGIDLAFINFYFKENWSFKIVKAETIAYAEEWLGKLKTLIKHSKEELKELDTDYTLYLAEVIDNFIKINNISSIDAICSHGHTALHKPENGLTYQIGNLPILAKILNQTIVCDFRVQDVQFGGQGAPLVPIGDQLLFSEYNYCVNLGGFANVSTEIKGQRIAFDICPVNIVLNRYVSILGFAYDNKGALAKEGTINNDLLNELNNLKFYNETYPKSLGLEWVNEIIFPIIDSYKLSVKDVLRTFVEHVAIQISNVLNSQQNASVLITGGGVFNSFLMSRIEYLCNNTIQIPSKEIIEFKEALIFGFLGVLKLRGENNSLASVTGAKKDHSSGVIFQS, from the coding sequence ATGATAAAAAAGGAATACAATATTATTGGTGTTATGTCTGGGACCTCTTTAGACGGAATAGATTTAGCATTCATTAATTTTTATTTTAAAGAGAATTGGTCTTTTAAAATTGTTAAAGCCGAAACTATCGCTTACGCGGAAGAATGGCTTGGTAAATTGAAAACTTTAATAAAACATTCAAAAGAAGAACTAAAAGAATTAGACACAGATTATACATTGTACTTAGCTGAAGTTATAGACAATTTTATCAAAATAAATAACATTTCTTCTATAGATGCTATCTGTTCTCATGGACACACTGCACTACATAAACCCGAAAACGGACTAACATACCAAATCGGGAACCTTCCTATTTTAGCAAAAATTTTAAACCAAACAATAGTTTGCGATTTTAGAGTTCAAGATGTCCAATTTGGAGGTCAAGGTGCACCTTTAGTTCCAATTGGAGATCAATTGTTGTTTTCAGAATATAACTATTGCGTAAACCTTGGAGGTTTTGCAAATGTTTCAACAGAAATTAAAGGACAAAGAATCGCTTTTGACATTTGTCCAGTAAATATCGTCCTTAATAGGTATGTTTCAATATTAGGTTTTGCTTACGATAATAAAGGTGCTTTAGCAAAAGAAGGAACAATAAATAACGATTTGTTAAATGAATTAAATAACCTTAAGTTTTATAATGAAACGTATCCAAAATCATTAGGATTAGAATGGGTTAATGAAATTATATTCCCAATTATTGATAGTTATAAGCTTTCAGTAAAAGATGTTTTAAGAACTTTTGTAGAGCATGTCGCTATTCAGATTTCTAATGTTTTAAATAGTCAGCAAAATGCATCAGTATTAATAACTGGAGGCGGCGTTTTTAACTCGTTTTTAATGTCAAGAATAGAATACTTATGTAACAATACAATTCAAATACCTTCAAAAGAAATTATAGAATTTAAAGAAGCTTTAATTTTTGGCTTTTTAGGAGTTTTAAAACTTCGAGGAGAAAACAACAGTCTGGCTAGTGTTACAGGCGCAAAAAAGGACCATTCTTCAGGTGTAATCTTTCAATCGTAA
- a CDS encoding MotA/TolQ/ExbB proton channel family protein produces MLSTFLQDAAQDADLLVDGKATEKTLSIIELITTGGTAGIIIIGLLFVLFVAALYIYFERIMAIKEASKVDANFMNQIKDYVSSGKIDSAQNLCSQTNSPVSRLISKGISRIGKPLDDINTAIENAGRLEIYSLEKNVSVLATISGAAPMIGFLGTVIGMILSIFEIANSGGSIDIKTLADGLYTAMTTTVGGLIVGIVAYIAYNHVVVKTDKVVYQMEANSLEFLDLLNEPI; encoded by the coding sequence ATGTTAAGCACATTTTTACAAGACGCAGCACAAGATGCAGATTTATTAGTTGATGGAAAAGCAACTGAAAAAACATTATCAATAATCGAGTTAATTACAACTGGAGGAACAGCAGGAATAATAATAATAGGTTTGCTATTTGTTTTATTTGTTGCCGCACTTTATATTTATTTTGAAAGAATAATGGCTATTAAAGAAGCTTCAAAGGTAGATGCTAATTTTATGAATCAAATTAAAGACTACGTTAGTAGTGGTAAAATTGACTCTGCTCAAAATTTATGTTCACAAACAAACTCACCTGTATCAAGATTAATTAGTAAAGGTATTTCTAGAATAGGAAAACCTTTAGACGATATTAATACAGCAATAGAAAACGCAGGTCGTTTAGAAATTTATAGCCTAGAGAAAAACGTAAGTGTTTTAGCTACAATTTCTGGAGCCGCACCAATGATTGGTTTTCTTGGAACAGTTATTGGAATGATTCTTTCAATATTTGAAATAGCAAACTCAGGTGGTTCTATCGATATTAAAACATTAGCAGATGGTTTATATACAGCAATGACAACAACCGTTGGAGGTTTAATTGTAGGAATTGTTGCTTATATAGCATATAATCATGTTGTTGTTAAAACAGATAAAGTGGTTTATCAAATGGAGGCAAATTCATTAGAATTTTTAGACCTTTTAAATGAACCAATCTAA